Genomic DNA from Gimesia aquarii:
GCGATATCAAGATGAACCCAGGGGGTTTTATTAACGAAGTTTTCCAGAAACTTGGCAGCCGTAATCGCTCCACCCCAGCGAGTTCCGACATTCTTCAAATCTGCAACATCACTCTTCAATTGCTCAGCAAACTGAGGAAGCATAGGCATTTCCCAGACATCCTCTCCAGTGGTTTTGGCAGCATTTTGAACTGTTTTAGACCAGTCTTCATCGTTAGAAAAGAGACCAGTCACTTCTTCCCCTAACGCAACCACACAGGCGCCTGTTAACGTCGCAAGATCGATTACTTTTGTTGCTCCTCGATCGACGGCTAAAGTGAGAACATCTGCCAGCACGAGTCGCCCTTCGGCGTCCGTATTGAGTACTTCGATTGTTTTTCCGTTGCGCGCAGTCAGCACGTCTCCCAGTTTATAAGACGAGCCATTCACCATGTTTTCGACTAATCCCATGTAGCCAACAACATTTACGGGCAAATTTAGTCGCGCGATGGCAGCCATCGCACCTAGTACAGCTGCAGCACCACCCATGTCACATTTCATGGTTTTCATCCCATCACTGGGTTTGAGAGAGAGCCCTCCACTATCAAAGGTGACTCCTTTTCCAACCAGTGCCAGAGTGGGGGCAGAGGGATCGGCACCTTGATGTTTGAGAATTGCCAAGCGCGGAGGCTGATCACTGCCTTGTGCAACAGCCAGCATAGAGCCCATTTTTTCTTGTTTAAGTTGATTCTCATCCAGAATTTCAGACTCTAATCCGTAAGCATATGCGATTTCTTTTGTGCGGTCTGCGAAACTGATCGGAAAAATGTCTCCGGCGTGTCGATTCACCATTTCTCGTGCCAGATTGATCGATTCACCTAAAACAGTTCCCAGTTCAATAGCTTTTTGGTAAGCAGTCTGATCTATAGATTCAGTACCTGTAAGCAAAATATCTTGGAACGGAAACCGGGCTGCTTCCTTACGATACAGGTCTTGTCCGACCGCGCCCACGACCATAGAAGAGCTAATCAATTCTGCTGAATGTTTTGGTGTGATCGAAGTATTTTCTACCTCAGGAAGAAGAACGGCTATACGGGTATTCTCTTTGTTGGAGATCGCGCGGGCGGTTGTTAACATCGCTTTTTCGAATGCAGCTGCGGAAAGTTCTGTCGCAGAGCCAAGGCCGACTAATATGATTCGCTGCGTTTTGATCTCTGTTAAGCCGAGCAAACTAGAGGTTGACGCCAGTTTGCCTGTGAAGTCTTCGCTTTCTCGTAATCGTGTGATCAATCCACCTAGCGTTTCATCCAATCGAGCAACCGTATCAGGTAAAGGCTCAGATTCTAAAAGTCCAATGACTAACCAGTCAGCAGAAACAGATGAAATCGATTCATTCGTCAATTGTATAGCCATTCGTTGTCCAAATCCCTTTATCGTGAGTACACGTCAGATTATGATAAGTTGATTCCATAGTCTAACAAAATAGGAGTAAAAACCAAATGAGAGATATCAGAATTGCTGCTGCTCAGTTTGAAAATCGTAATGGTGATAAAGCATATAATTTACAACGAATTCGTGAACTCTCAAAACAGGCTGTGGAACAGGGAGCAGAAATCGTTAGCTTTCATGAGTGCTGCATTCCTGCTTACACGTTTGTGCAATCATTTTCAAAAGAAGAGTTAGCTGATCTGTCCGAACCGGTTCCCAACGGTCCAAGTACTCAGGAATTAATGAAAATCTCACAAGAAGTGGGCGTTCCTATTTTGGCGGGACTTTTAGAATTGGATCAGGGAGAAATTTACAATACCTATATTTGCGTCGATGGGACAGAACTGGTCGCTCGATATCGAAAGCTACATGCATTTGTAAATGCTCATGTGGCTTCTGGCAATGAATATGTTGTATTTGATGTGCGCGGTTGTCGCTGTGGTATCCTGATATGTTATGATAATAATATCATCGAGAATGTCCGTATGACGACAATGCTGGGCGCTGACATTATTTTTATGCCACATGTTACTTGTTGTCTGCCTTCAGTCATGCCCGGTCGTGGTCTGGTTGATCCGGAGCTATGGCATAACCGTGATCGAGACCCAGTTCGACTGCGACAGGAATTCGAAGGGCCCAAGGGGAAAGGTTGGTTGATGCGCTGGCTACCGGCGCGTGCCTATGATAACGGCATCTATGCAATTTTCACGAATCCGGTTGGAATGGATGATGATGAAGTGAAACCAGGGCTTTCGATGATTTTGGATCCGTATGGCGAGATTATCGCTGAGTGTACTAAGTTAGGTGATGACGTCGTTGTCGCTTTATGCACGGCAGAAAAAATACCCCCATCAAGTGGACGCCGCTATATTCGAGCGCGACGTCCCGATTTATATGGGAAACTTGTCGAAGCTCCTAAAGAACCTCCGGTGACTCAACCTGGGTGGGAATTAAAAACATCGGGTTAAGTTTTAATTCGATTTGAGAGCGGGATCACTGAAGCCTGCCTCCTGAAAACCTTTGGCGCGTAATTGACACGAGTCACAATGCCCACAAGGCGTGCCATCAGGTAATGGATCGTAGCAGCTGTGTGTTAAGCTATAGTCGACACCCAGTTCCATTCCTTTTTTGATAATCTCAGCCTTTGTTAGAGAGATGAGTGGAGTATGCACGTTCCATCTACCATCGCCTTCTACGCCAGATTTTGTCGCTAACGTCGCGGTTTTCTGAAAAGCCTGGATGAATTCGGGACGACAATCAGGATAGCCACTATAATCAACCGCATTCACACCGATAAACAAATCAAAGGCATTCAAAGTTTCTGCCCAGGCTAATGCCAGCGAAAGAAACACAGTATTTCGCGCAGGTACATAAGTAATAGGAATGCCGGTTTCTAAATCGTGTTCAGAACGGTCTTTGGGAACATCGATATCAGCTGTGAGTGCCGATCCACCAAAAACGCGCAGATCGAGTGGAAAGATCACAAACTGTTTCACATCAAACGATTGACAGACTTTTTTTGCGGCTTCAAGTTCATGTCGATGTCGCTGACCATAATCGAACGAGAGCGCGTACAATTCAAATCCAGCATTTGCGGCAATGGCCAATACGGTTGCAGAATCGAGTCCGCCACTGACAAGAATGACGGCTTTGCGAGAACTGGTTGTCATCGATAAAAATACTCCTGAGATTGATTCGCGCTAAAAAAGGAAGCTATCAGGAGCGATAGTGTGATGCAATCCCGTCGCAATCATCGATTAAATATTTTCACTAACTCTAGCAGAAAATAAAATCGTGATAAATTTAAAAGAGGCCATCGATGATTTCACCTGCGGCAATGGGTGTCGGCCGTGGAAGTCGAGGGAAATAGGTTTGATGTGAATCAATTCCCATCGCGTGATAGATTGAAGTGGCAAAGTCTTCTGGACGGTAGGGTCGTGTACTGGGCAAGCTTCCTGTTCGATCAGTGGCTCCAATCACAACACCGCGTTGGACCGGTCCACCCGCCATTAATACGCTGCCAGCATTAGGATAATGGTCACGGCCCGATGTGGCATTAATTTTAGGAGTACGGCCGAATTCACCCATCGCCACTACTAAAGTTGTCTCCAGTAATCCACGTTGATCAAGATCATCCAGTAAAGTAGAAAGCGACATATCTAACTGTGGCAAGTTACCTGGACCCGAATAGCTGTGCCAGCGTTTATTGCTAGGCATACCTGTGGGACGATTAGAAAACGACATCATGGAATCAAAGAGCCAACCATGATTATCCCAAGTACCATTTGTTTTGGCGTTACCAAATAATCCACCTTGGACTGCCTGATTGATAGTGACAAATCGAGCACCTGCTTCTATCAATCTGCGTGCGAGTAAAACGCGGCGACCATACATATTATCGCCATAGCTTTCACGTGTTTGAGGAGACTCTTCATCTAGATTGACTGCTTTTTGCATCGCTCCGCTTGTTAGCATCGCAATTGCTTCTTCTGTAAATTTATCAACTGATTCCAGTTGCGAATTTTTCACCGATTGCAATTGACTGAGGTTTTCCAATTGTGCCAACATCGAAAGTCGATCTTCAAAACGAATTCTGGATAGATTTAGTCCTCCCAGTTCCATTTCCGGTTTTTGGGGATCACCTTTGAGATCGAAGGCAGAGTAGGCAGCGCCTAAATATCCAGGTGGATTGGTATACCGCGCTGCCACAGGCAAGCCAAGGTATGGAGGGACACCTTTAACCCGGCTACCCTGTAATGCGGAAATGAGGCAACCAAAATTGGGAAAATACTGTTTTCCAACAGGGGCAAATCCACTGGCAACATGTTGTGAGCCGGTGAGGTGTGATCCGCTTTTGCCCTGCCAGGACCGAATGATGGCTACCTTGTCCATCCGAGTTGCCATGAGGGGAAGTTTTTCACTGATGAATGTTCCTGGCACATTCGTACTGGTTGGTTTCCAGGGACCACGAATCTCTAATGGGGCATTTGGTTTGGGGTCAAATGTTTCAAAATGACTCGGACCACCGGCCAGGAAAATAAAAATACAGGAAATGTCTGATTTAGTTGAACTCGTAGCAGCCTGAAGTAACTGTGGTAAATTCAATCCGAACAGCCCGACACCAATCTGCATCGCCTGTCGTCGATTTAGTAAGTGAGGGGCGCACATCCCGTTGTAAAACGCATCAGCCATCTATTCGACCCATTAGATAACAATGTGGAAGTGAAGCGGTGTGCTTGTACCAATGATTCTATCAAATAAAATCCAATCCGGCCAGATATAGTTTGGCCTGATTGCATTTTTGAGGCTTCTGAAATAGTTGCACAGAGATGTATTGAATGTTACATCACACAGGAGCTTATTAGGGAAGAGTCGGATACTGGGAAATTAGTGCAAGCCTCGCGTAGTAAGTTGGGGACCCTGCATATTGATACCCGAATGGAATAATACGAGGGTTATACATGCGATCATAATAGCCGAAACCCCTGAATTGGAGAGAACCAAAAGTGAACGAAGGGCGGTAACCATTGTAGTAGAAACTGTGTCCAAAGTAAGGCGAGCCATACCAATTGGACCGTATCAGGTCGCTATACATGTAAAGTGCCGGTGCTGAATATCGGTTTCCATAATAGTAGTTTTGAAACCAGGGAAACGAGTTGTGATAAGTAGAATATCGATTTCGATAGGCGACTCGATTGTTAGCTCGGTGACGTGGATGATTGCATTGGGAGCATTCAGGCATTTCTGCTACAGCAGGAATTGCACGTGGTTCAATTTCAATTAAATCGGTTGCATTGACAGGAGCGTTGGTGAGTTTAGAGTCGTTCGATGAATCAAAGTTGATTTCTCGAGTGGCGTAAGAATTCAAGCCGGGGGCTGGTGAAATCTGAACGGTCCAGATTTGAGCTCTGTCGGTTTCTGTTGACACGTTTTCTGGTTTGGTTGCTTCATTCGCGGCGAGAGCATCGTTCGCAAAGCAGTTAAACAGGATCAATCCGACACCAATACTAAATGTCAATAGATTTTTCATAGCAGGTACTTTGAACTTAGTGAGATATACAACTGATTTTTTGATGTTATCACGATAAAATGACTATTTTCTATCCTAGAGAGCCAGATAGACCATTTACCAATAAAATTCCCGATTCTAGCTCGAAAAGGCATAAATTATCCTGGCATTCGCACTCAGGAGTCATGGTGGCTTGATGGATTGTTCTTAGCTGATTAATCTGCCTATGCATAACCTGTATTGTAGTAGAGGTTATAAAAGCTTACACATTCACATTTAGAGATGAAGTGGAGAAACAACGTGGCCGCAAAAGCCTGGGGAGGACGATTTCAACAGCAGACTGATGCACGCGTTGAAGCATTTACAGAATCAATTAGCTTTGACAGCCGACTGGCAGCTGTCGACATTAAAGGGTCGCAGGCGCACGCACAAATGCTTGCCAAGGTTGGATTAATTTCCGACGAGGAATGCCAACAGATTTTAGAGGTTCTGACGCAAATCGGAGTTGAGATTGAGCAAGGTCAATTTGAGTTTCGATTTGATCTCGAAGATATTCACATGCATATCGAAAGTGCTTTAATTGAGCGTGTCGGTGATATCGGTCGTAAGTTGCATACCGCACGTAGCCGTAACGATCAAGTATCGACAGACCTGAAACTTTACACGCGGGAAGCCATCCATCGAATCGACTCGCTCCTCAAAGACTTGCAGGTTGCTTTTGTTGAACGTTTTGAACGAGACCAGGATTTAGTGCTTCCCGGCTTTACGCACTTGCAGCGCGCACAACCTGTGAAGGCCGCCCATTACTGGTTCGCATATTGCGAAAAGTTTGATCGGGATCGCCAACGTCTGCAGGATTGTTTGAAACGAGTGAATGTTTCTCCTTTAGGGGGGGCCGCGCTTGCCGGAACATCACTCCCCATCGATCGACAATATACAGCTCAATTATTGGAATTCACAGATGTTGCCCGGAATAGTTTAGATATTTCCAGTGATCGAGACTATCTGGCTGAGTTTTGTTTCTGTATGGCACTGGTTGCGACTCATCTCAGTAACTGGGCGGAAGAATGGATTGCCTGGTTTTCGACTGAATTTGGTTTTATCAAGCTTCCCGATGCATTTACCACTGGTTCATCTATCATGCCACAAAAACGAAATCCGGATGTACTGGAATTGATTCGGGGAAAATCGGCTCGTCCGATTGCTGATGTCCAGCAGATCTTGGTTTTGTTAAAGGGGCTGCCGATGGCGTATAACCGAGATATGCAGGAAGACAAGCTGGCACTGTTTGATTCATATGATACCGTTGCCGCGTGCTTGGAGTTAGCGGCTGCAATGGTCGAAGGGGCAGAGCTACAACAGGAAACGATCACTGCCAAACTGGAAGATGGCTTCCTCGACGCAACCGCTTTAATGGAGTATTTGATTAAAAAAGGAACACCGATGAGAACCGGCCACGGAATTGTCGGGAAACTAGTCGCATTATGCGAATCGCGTCAATCTCGATTGGTTGATCTCTCTCTCGAAGAACTGCAACAAGCTTGTCCACAAATTGAGGATGATATATATCAAATTTTGGGGGCACGAAATGCGATGGCAGCACTTTGTAGCTTTGGTTCCGGGGGTGAGGAACCAGTGAATGAGCAATGGCAATACTGGAAAGAAAAACTCGGTATATAAATACACGTTGAATTGCTCTTTGTATTCCTTTGGTTTTGCAGAGCTTCCATTTTAAGTTTATGAGAAATATCAAATTAACGCTGGCCTATGATGGATCGGAGTTTGCCGGTTGGCAAGTTCAGCCCAATGGTCTCTCGGTTCAAGCCTGTGTGGAAACAGCAATTGAGAAGCTGACTCAGCAGAAAAGTGGAGTGCTAGTTGCGGGGAGAACAGATGCTGGCGTTCATGCTTTAGGGCAGGTTGCTAACTTTCAAACAGAGTCTTCCATTCCATGTAAAAATATTCTATCAGGTTTGCAGCGTTTTTTGCCAGACAGTATCTGTATACGAAAAGTTGATGAAGTTGATGCCGAATTTCATGCGACTTATTCTGCGGTTCAAAAACGTTATCGATATGTGATCCATAATACGGCAATTGTTTATCCTTTTTTGAGACGATATGTTTGCGAATTTGGAAGACCGCTTAATTCAGATGGAATGCACACAGCAGGTCAGTATCTATTGGGAATGCATGATTTTCGTTGCTTCGAATCTCATTTTCCTAATAAAGCGACAAGCGTACGAACCATTAAAGAATTGACAGTTCAGAGGACATCTGTCTGGCCGGTTTGGAATGAAGGCAGGCTACAGCAGACTATTGATAGAAATTCTACTCAGGGTGAATTTATCACAATCGATATTGTTGCAGATGGCTTTTTATACAATATGGTTCGTGCGATTGTCGGAACGTTATTAGAAGTGGGAGTCGGACGTTGGTCACCCGGTGATGTACAGAAAATTCTTAACTCTCTCGACCGTTCTCAGGCTGGAGCCACGGCACCTGCGAATGGTTTATATCTGGTTCAGGTTGACTATGAAGGATGATTTTTTCAAAGTACGTTTGATCCGTTTTACCTGAGAATTCGTTTCAGCAGTAACCGACTTTATTTTAATTCGTAAGAGATAGCCCCCTTACAATATTTGATCTTGATTGATACAGAATCTGGAAAGTGAATGATGAGTCAACAACCCCCTCCTTTGCCTCCGGATAACGCAGAAGAGCCCATTTTTTTGGAGGAATCGTTTGTAGGGGGTGGACAGCAAATCGACGATGAAAATGGTCGAATATTTCCCTGTGAAGGCTGTGGCGCTGACCTGGTGTTTCATATTAAAACTCAAAGTTTGAAGTGCCGACATTGTGGATTCGAAAAAAAGATTGGATTCTCTGACGAAGAAGTGGTGGAAGAGCAGGATTTTTATGGCATGCTCGCTCATTTGACAGAACTGAGAGAGCAGCAGACTGAAGGAGATGAAGAAGAAAAACGCGAAGTACAGTGTGAAAGTTGTGGTGCTACACTGCTTTTTGTGGATACGATGACCAGTTCTGAATGTCC
This window encodes:
- a CDS encoding leucyl aminopeptidase → MAIQLTNESISSVSADWLVIGLLESEPLPDTVARLDETLGGLITRLRESEDFTGKLASTSSLLGLTEIKTQRIILVGLGSATELSAAAFEKAMLTTARAISNKENTRIAVLLPEVENTSITPKHSAELISSSMVVGAVGQDLYRKEAARFPFQDILLTGTESIDQTAYQKAIELGTVLGESINLAREMVNRHAGDIFPISFADRTKEIAYAYGLESEILDENQLKQEKMGSMLAVAQGSDQPPRLAILKHQGADPSAPTLALVGKGVTFDSGGLSLKPSDGMKTMKCDMGGAAAVLGAMAAIARLNLPVNVVGYMGLVENMVNGSSYKLGDVLTARNGKTIEVLNTDAEGRLVLADVLTLAVDRGATKVIDLATLTGACVVALGEEVTGLFSNDEDWSKTVQNAAKTTGEDVWEMPMLPQFAEQLKSDVADLKNVGTRWGGAITAAKFLENFVNKTPWVHLDIAGPAFASANLPHREGGGTGCMVKTLVEVANQFKSSN
- a CDS encoding nitrilase family protein, translating into MRDIRIAAAQFENRNGDKAYNLQRIRELSKQAVEQGAEIVSFHECCIPAYTFVQSFSKEELADLSEPVPNGPSTQELMKISQEVGVPILAGLLELDQGEIYNTYICVDGTELVARYRKLHAFVNAHVASGNEYVVFDVRGCRCGILICYDNNIIENVRMTTMLGADIIFMPHVTCCLPSVMPGRGLVDPELWHNRDRDPVRLRQEFEGPKGKGWLMRWLPARAYDNGIYAIFTNPVGMDDDEVKPGLSMILDPYGEIIAECTKLGDDVVVALCTAEKIPPSSGRRYIRARRPDLYGKLVEAPKEPPVTQPGWELKTSG
- the queC gene encoding 7-cyano-7-deazaguanine synthase QueC; protein product: MTTSSRKAVILVSGGLDSATVLAIAANAGFELYALSFDYGQRHRHELEAAKKVCQSFDVKQFVIFPLDLRVFGGSALTADIDVPKDRSEHDLETGIPITYVPARNTVFLSLALAWAETLNAFDLFIGVNAVDYSGYPDCRPEFIQAFQKTATLATKSGVEGDGRWNVHTPLISLTKAEIIKKGMELGVDYSLTHSCYDPLPDGTPCGHCDSCQLRAKGFQEAGFSDPALKSN
- a CDS encoding DUF1501 domain-containing protein gives rise to the protein MADAFYNGMCAPHLLNRRQAMQIGVGLFGLNLPQLLQAATSSTKSDISCIFIFLAGGPSHFETFDPKPNAPLEIRGPWKPTSTNVPGTFISEKLPLMATRMDKVAIIRSWQGKSGSHLTGSQHVASGFAPVGKQYFPNFGCLISALQGSRVKGVPPYLGLPVAARYTNPPGYLGAAYSAFDLKGDPQKPEMELGGLNLSRIRFEDRLSMLAQLENLSQLQSVKNSQLESVDKFTEEAIAMLTSGAMQKAVNLDEESPQTRESYGDNMYGRRVLLARRLIEAGARFVTINQAVQGGLFGNAKTNGTWDNHGWLFDSMMSFSNRPTGMPSNKRWHSYSGPGNLPQLDMSLSTLLDDLDQRGLLETTLVVAMGEFGRTPKINATSGRDHYPNAGSVLMAGGPVQRGVVIGATDRTGSLPSTRPYRPEDFATSIYHAMGIDSHQTYFPRLPRPTPIAAGEIIDGLF
- the argH gene encoding argininosuccinate lyase, which produces MAAKAWGGRFQQQTDARVEAFTESISFDSRLAAVDIKGSQAHAQMLAKVGLISDEECQQILEVLTQIGVEIEQGQFEFRFDLEDIHMHIESALIERVGDIGRKLHTARSRNDQVSTDLKLYTREAIHRIDSLLKDLQVAFVERFERDQDLVLPGFTHLQRAQPVKAAHYWFAYCEKFDRDRQRLQDCLKRVNVSPLGGAALAGTSLPIDRQYTAQLLEFTDVARNSLDISSDRDYLAEFCFCMALVATHLSNWAEEWIAWFSTEFGFIKLPDAFTTGSSIMPQKRNPDVLELIRGKSARPIADVQQILVLLKGLPMAYNRDMQEDKLALFDSYDTVAACLELAAAMVEGAELQQETITAKLEDGFLDATALMEYLIKKGTPMRTGHGIVGKLVALCESRQSRLVDLSLEELQQACPQIEDDIYQILGARNAMAALCSFGSGGEEPVNEQWQYWKEKLGI
- the truA gene encoding tRNA pseudouridine(38-40) synthase TruA produces the protein MRNIKLTLAYDGSEFAGWQVQPNGLSVQACVETAIEKLTQQKSGVLVAGRTDAGVHALGQVANFQTESSIPCKNILSGLQRFLPDSICIRKVDEVDAEFHATYSAVQKRYRYVIHNTAIVYPFLRRYVCEFGRPLNSDGMHTAGQYLLGMHDFRCFESHFPNKATSVRTIKELTVQRTSVWPVWNEGRLQQTIDRNSTQGEFITIDIVADGFLYNMVRAIVGTLLEVGVGRWSPGDVQKILNSLDRSQAGATAPANGLYLVQVDYEG